One Helianthus annuus cultivar XRQ/B chromosome 12, HanXRQr2.0-SUNRISE, whole genome shotgun sequence genomic region harbors:
- the LOC110895608 gene encoding B3 domain-containing transcription factor VRN1 has protein sequence MRSHRKLRNFYRFITSDTDQTGLKIPKKFTKDHRKQILLNNNVLLIVSDDKVWHLGWTVSDDGKLWLQKGWPEFHKHYCLKFGHLLVFKHLGKSKFHVRIFDPGYIELYNLQPEKEIESKRSFTVTVRYAYLRSSMLYVPVRFYRRCLGGYKKNVRCVLQMAQGGSWGGVNCRVVNKSRAGLYGQNWKKFSDENHLGLGDVCVFELINDVENVMKVTISRACGDE, from the exons ATGCGGTCACACCGAAAGCTACGTAACTTCTACAGATTCATCACCTCCGACACCGACCAAACTGGTCTC AAAATCCCGAAGAAGTTTACCAAAGATCACCGGAAGCAAATCCTGTTGAACAACAATGTCCTGTTAATTGTTTCAGATGACAAGGTTTGGCATCTCGGTTGGACAGTGTCTGACGACGGTAAGCTCTGGCTGCAGAAGGGTTGGCCTGAGTTTCATAAGCATTATTGCTTAAAGTTTGGGCATTTgttggtcttcaaacatctaggaaaatCTAAATTTCATGTTAGAATATTCGACCCGGGTTATATAGAATTATATAACTTACAACCGGAGAAAGAAATCGAAAGTAAGCGTTCTTTCACGGTCACTGTAAGATATGCTTACTTACGGAGCTCAATGCTG TATGTACCTGTTCGATTTTATAGAAGGTGTTTGGGTGGTTATAAAAAGAATGTAAGGTGTGTTCTTCAGATGGCACAAGGGGGAAGCTGGGGTGGGGTTAACTGCAGGGTGGTGAACAAGTCACGTGCTGGGCTATATGGTCAAAACTGGAAGAAATTTAGCGACGAGAATCATCTGGGCCTCGGTGATGTTTGTGTGTTTGAGTTGATAAATGATGTTGAAAACGTAATGAAAGTCACCATTTCTCGTGCTTGTGGAGACGAGTGA